A window from Malassezia japonica chromosome 1, complete sequence encodes these proteins:
- the BNA6 gene encoding nicotinate-nucleotide diphosphorylase (carboxylating) (COG:H; EggNog:ENOG503NUQX), with the protein MSAPKYADLLPPSWKTTVTAWLEEDCPSFDWGGYVVGEAPRSATLLCKDEGVLAGVPFVNAVFAELGCTVSWNFEEGHFFTAADNVPGTPAGKVKVAAAHVKGPTRNLLLGERVALNTLARCSGIATASRRLLDAARAANYRGIVAGTRKTTPGFRLVEKYGMIVGGVDAHRYDLSSMVMLKDNHVWSTGSITNAVRTARSAAGFSLRIDVEVQSFEEAEEAIRAGADVVMLDNMVGDVLVDCAKTLKEKLGTEHRFLLESSGGITLSNLAEESHIDNAIDIISTSAIHQSTQHVDFSLKIDH; encoded by the exons GTGGAAGACGACGGTGACTGCCTGGCTTGAGGAGGACTGCCCCTCGTTTGACTGGGGCGGATATGTGgttggcgaggcgccgcgcagtgCGACGCTCCTGTGcaaggacgag GGTGTGCTCGCAGGTGTGCCGTTTGTGAATGCCGtctttgccgagctcgggtGCAC GGTCTCGTGGAACTTTGAAGAGGGTCACTTTTTCACCGCCGCGGACAACGtgcccggcacgccggccggcAAGGTCAaggtcgccgcggcgcacgttAAGGGCCCAACGCGCAacctgctgctcggcgagcgtgtcgcgctgAACACGCTTgcgcggtgctcgggcATCGCGACGGC ctcgcgccgcttgcTGGACGCGGCCCGCGCGGCCAACTACCGCGGCATCGTCGCCGGAACGCGCAAGACCACGCCCGGTTTCCGCCTCGTGGAAAAGTACGGAATGAttgtcggcggcgtcgacgcgcaccgctACGACCTGAGCAGCATGGTGATGCTCAAGGACAACCATGTGTGGAGCACGGGCTCTATCACCAACGCGGTGCGtaccgcgcgcagcgctgcgGGCTTCTCGCTGCGGAtcgacgtcgaggtgcaGTCGTTCGAGGAGGCGGAAGAGGCGATCCGCGCGGGTGCCGACGTCGTGATGCTCGACAACatggtcggcgacgtgttGGTGGACTGTGCCAAGACGCTCAAGGAGAAGCTCGGTACTGAGCACCGTTTCCTGCTCGAGAGCAGCGGTGGGATTACGCTCTCcaacctcgccgaggagtCGCACATCGATAACG CGATCGACATCATCAGCACCAGCGCTATCCACCAGTCGACGCAGCATGTCGACTTTAGTCTGAAGATCGACCACTAG